The DNA segment GTCCGGTTCCCTCTTCGCGAGTTGTAAAGAAAGGCGTGAACAATTGTTCCAGCGCCGCCGCGCTCATCCCGCAGCCGGTATCCGATATGTCGACAACCACCACGTTTCGATTCGAGCCCGGTGATTGAGCATCCACCGTTACCGTGATTGAAAGTGTGCCTCCGCCGGGCATTGCCTGCAGGGCGTTGAGGAACAGGTTCAAAAAGACTTGCGTCAGTTGGCCGCCATCGGCCCGGATGAGCGGCACGGAGGGCGGGAACTTCTTGATGATCTGGAAGCCGCCGCGTTCGATATCCGGCTTCACGAGTTCAAGCGCCCGTTCCATTACCGGAATGATATTTGTCGGGACCATTTCGGTCTTCGAGGGGCGGGCAAAATCCAGGAGCTGTTTGACCGTACGATCCAGCCGATCGACCTCCTTGATGATGACATCCAGAAAATCGCGGACACGCCTGTCATCCTGTATCTCGCGAAGAAGCAATTGTGAGGCGCCGCGGATGCATCCGAGCGGATTCCTGATCTCGTGAGCGACGCCCGCCGCCATTGTGCCGAGCGAAGCCAGCCGCTGGTTTCGCCGCGATTGCCGCTCGAGGCGCTTCACATCGGTCAGATCCTGCACGTTCACCACGATTGCCTGTATGGCATTCGCTTCGTCGCAAACGATCGACCAGGTGAAAAGGACGGGTACGGGGTCCGGAGCGACTCCGAATATCTGCGTTTCGAAACTGGGGGCGGCGCCGGGGTCGTCATAGATTCTTTCAATGATGTTCAAGACGTTCTGGAACCGATTGAATACATCGAGATACAGTTTTCCCGCGACACTCTCGCGCTTCAACCCGAAAATCTGTTCTGCGGCGGGGTTCAGCGCCTGCACCAATCCTCTCGGATCGAGAACGAGCACGCCCTCGGGCATTCCTGCAAGTATTCGGTCGGTACGCTCCTTGAGGCTGACGACCTCGCTGATTGCGCCGTGCACGCGGACGGCCTGTGCGATCATGGAAGCGATGATGGTGAGGAAGCGCATGTCGCTCTCGAGCGTATCGTCGCTGGAGCGCACCTTGTCGACGCTGAGCACGCCCATCACCTCGTTTTGCAGTTTCAGAGGAACGCACAGGAAAGCGATCATGTCCCTGTCGATGTTCTTTCGCGCGCCGGTGCGATCGAGAAACAGCGGTTCGCGCCCGATGCTGGGAACGATGACCGGTCCCCTCAACTCGACCACCTTTCCGGTGATCCCCTCGCCGATCTTGTACTTGCCGCGCTTCATCTCCTCCTCGGTCAACCCGTGGGCGACACGAATGATCAGTTCCTTGGTCTCCGGATCGAGCAGTGTCAGGGTTCCCCGCTCCATTCCGAAGCGAGAGGCGAGGATTTCCATGATCTGCTGGAAGGTTTCCGAGAGGTCATGCGATGCGCCCAGCTTCTCCGATATCGCCAGGAGAGCCTCGATTTCAGGGGTTCTCAAGCGAGAGGACTCAAGGGAGGAATTGCCGCGGGTCTCTGTCATTTCTGGTCTTCGGAAAGAACCTCATTCATGCTGCCCGTCCGATAGCCTTCGAGGTCAAGCGTGATGTAGGTGTATCCGATTCGCTTCAGTTCGCCTACAATTTCAGCTATCAATGCCGTGTTAAAGAAAAGGCTCATCTCCGAAGGGGGCACTTCAATACGGGCTGTATGATCGTGATGGCGAACACGCACTTGTTTGAATCCTTTTCCGCGAAGGAACCGCTCCGCCGCATCCACCCGCTCGAGCTTATCCGCCGATATCTCTTGACCATACGGGAAGCGGGAGGAGAGACAGGCAAACGATGGCTTGTTCCAGGTCGGCAAATCCAATTCTTTTGAGAGCTGTCTGATATCCGATTTGGTCAGGCCGGCTTCGCGAAGAGGGCTTCGCACGCCCAACTCGACGGCGGCGCGGCCGCCGGGCCGGTAGTCGGCCTGATCGTCCAGGTTCGAGCCATCGACCACGGTGTTCAATCTCTCGGTTTTGGCTACCTTGACCAATTTGCCGAACAGTTCCCGCTTGCAATAATAACAGCGATTGGGAGGATTCTGGACAAATTCGGCGATTTCCGTTTCCTCCGACTCGATCACCAGGTGCCGCGCTCTCATCTGTCTGGCCAGCCGGCAGGCTTCCTCGAATTCGGCCTTAGGATAAGTTGAAGACGTCGCAGTTACGGCAAGCACATTTTGAGGACCGACCGCATCCAGCGCCGATCGTAGGAGAAATGTGCTGTCAACGCCGCCGGAGAAGGCGACCAGCATGCTTCCCATATCCTGCAAAATGCTCTGAAGCTTCTGTTTTTTTTCTTCCAACATAT comes from the Candidatus Abyssobacteria bacterium SURF_5 genome and includes:
- a CDS encoding GAF domain-containing protein — encoded protein: MTETRGNSSLESSRLRTPEIEALLAISEKLGASHDLSETFQQIMEILASRFGMERGTLTLLDPETKELIIRVAHGLTEEEMKRGKYKIGEGITGKVVELRGPVIVPSIGREPLFLDRTGARKNIDRDMIAFLCVPLKLQNEVMGVLSVDKVRSSDDTLESDMRFLTIIASMIAQAVRVHGAISEVVSLKERTDRILAGMPEGVLVLDPRGLVQALNPAAEQIFGLKRESVAGKLYLDVFNRFQNVLNIIERIYDDPGAAPSFETQIFGVAPDPVPVLFTWSIVCDEANAIQAIVVNVQDLTDVKRLERQSRRNQRLASLGTMAAGVAHEIRNPLGCIRGASQLLLREIQDDRRVRDFLDVIIKEVDRLDRTVKQLLDFARPSKTEMVPTNIIPVMERALELVKPDIERGGFQIIKKFPPSVPLIRADGGQLTQVFLNLFLNALQAMPGGGTLSITVTVDAQSPGSNRNVVVVDISDTGCGMSAAALEQLFTPFFTTREEGTGLGLALSHRIIEEHRATIDVMSREGIGTTFSISFRSIRGHI
- the larE gene encoding ATP-dependent sacrificial sulfur transferase LarE, translated to MLEEKKQKLQSILQDMGSMLVAFSGGVDSTFLLRSALDAVGPQNVLAVTATSSTYPKAEFEEACRLARQMRARHLVIESEETEIAEFVQNPPNRCYYCKRELFGKLVKVAKTERLNTVVDGSNLDDQADYRPGGRAAVELGVRSPLREAGLTKSDIRQLSKELDLPTWNKPSFACLSSRFPYGQEISADKLERVDAAERFLRGKGFKQVRVRHHDHTARIEVPPSEMSLFFNTALIAEIVGELKRIGYTYITLDLEGYRTGSMNEVLSEDQK